From a single Parambassis ranga chromosome 2, fParRan2.1, whole genome shotgun sequence genomic region:
- the hsd17b8 gene encoding (3R)-3-hydroxyacyl-CoA dehydrogenase, with the protein MAAATRLISRLTLVTGGGSGIGRAVCQRFACEGASVVVADISEESANETMHSLQGDHRGQAHMATVVDVSSKESVKKLVTQIQTRYFQPPSVCVNAAGITQDEFLLNMEEEQFDTVIEINLKGSFLVTQAVAQALVACGASKGSIVTVGSIVGKVGNLGQANYTASKAGVQGLTRTAAKELSRFGIRCNCVLPGFISTPMTDKVPEKVISKMKSFVPLGRMGEPEEVADVCAFLASDDSRYITGASIEVTGGLFMG; encoded by the exons ATGGCGGCGGCCACACGGCTCATATCAAGGTTGACGCTGGTCACCG GAGGAGGCAGTGGGATCGGACGTGCCGTGTGCCAGCGCTTTGCCTGTGAGGGTGCCTCTGTGGTGGTCGCTGACATCAGCGAGGAATCAGCCAATGAGACGATGCACAGCCTACAGGGAGACCACAGAGGACAGGCTCACATGGCGACTGTAGTGGATGTGTCTTCAAAAGAGAGTGTGAAGAAGCTGGTAACACAGATACAG actcgTTACTTCCAgcctccatcagtgtgtgtgaacgcAGCAGGCATCACTCAGGACGAGTTCCTGCTCAACATGGAGGAGGAACAGTTTGACACAGTCATCGAAATTAACCTCAAG GGATCGTTCCTGGTGACTCAGGCTGTTGCTCAGGCTCTGGTGGCCTGTGGAGCGTCCAAAGGATCCATCGTTACTGTGGGCAGCATTGTGGGGAAG gtggGAAACCTGGGACAGGCAAACTACACAGCCTCTAAAGCCGGAGTTCAGGGTTTAACCAGGACGGCTGCCAAAGAGCTGAGCAG GTTTGGGATTCGGTGTAACTGTGTGTTGCCAGGTTTTATATCGACTCCAATGACAGACAAAGTACCAGAGAAGGTCATTAGTAAG ATGAAGTCCTTTGTGCCTTTGGGAAGAATGGGCGAGCCTGAAG AGGTCGCCGACGTCTGTGCCTTTCTAGCTTCAGATGACTCCCGATACATCACAGGAGCCAGTATTGAAGTGACAG GTGGACTTTTCATGGGATAA